In Devosia beringensis, a single window of DNA contains:
- a CDS encoding head GIN domain-containing protein, translating into MRKLTAATILATTAGLLMSTTSFAQSRDFDLAGFDRLDIATGLDARVMLGEAFKVTAQSRSQDALDNLDLKVVDGVLQARIDQSFIDFIISGGLVGMLLSSGNAVTVDITLPALAGVSASSGADVDLMAIRADRLALDASSGADIRAENAALGSVTIKASSGADVEIAGTTETLTADASSGADIDADDLRASTVTAAASSGAGISVHATASIRARASSGGDIDVSGHPGTRDIDESSGGSIDLDD; encoded by the coding sequence ATGCGTAAACTGACGGCAGCGACCATTTTGGCAACCACGGCGGGTCTGCTGATGAGCACGACAAGCTTCGCGCAAAGCCGCGATTTCGACCTTGCCGGTTTCGATCGTCTCGACATCGCCACCGGCCTCGACGCCAGGGTGATGCTGGGCGAAGCCTTCAAGGTCACCGCGCAATCGCGTAGCCAGGATGCGCTCGATAATCTTGACCTCAAGGTCGTCGACGGCGTGCTGCAGGCGCGCATCGATCAGAGCTTTATCGACTTCATCATCAGCGGTGGCCTGGTCGGCATGCTGCTCAGCAGCGGCAATGCCGTGACCGTGGACATCACCCTGCCCGCTTTGGCTGGCGTCTCGGCCAGCTCGGGCGCTGATGTCGACCTCATGGCCATCCGCGCCGACCGGCTGGCCCTGGACGCTTCCAGTGGCGCCGATATCCGGGCCGAGAACGCCGCCTTGGGCAGCGTGACGATCAAGGCTTCCAGTGGCGCCGATGTCGAGATTGCCGGCACCACAGAGACCCTGACGGCGGACGCCTCCAGCGGCGCCGATATCGATGCCGACGACCTCAGGGCCAGCACGGTCACCGCTGCCGCCTCGAGCGGCGCGGGAATTTCGGTCCATGCTACAGCCAGCATTCGGGCCAGGGCCTCCAGTGGCGGCGATATCGATGTCTCGGGCCATCCGGGCACGCGCGATATCGACGAATCGAGCGGCGGCAGCATCGACCTCGACGACTGA
- a CDS encoding NADP-dependent isocitrate dehydrogenase: MSKIKVANPVVDLDGDEMTRIIWQAIKDKLIHPYLDLPIEYYDLSVESRDATNDQITIDAAHAIQKHGVGIKCATITPDEQRVEEFKLKKMWKSPNGTIRNILGGVIFREPIICKNVPRLVPGWTQPIIVGRHAFGDQYKATDFLFPGKGTLTIKFTGEDGKVIEHEVYQAPGAGVAMAMYNLDDSIRDFAYASLNYALDRGVPCYLSTKNTILKAYDGRFKDIFQEIYEAEFKEKYEAKKIWYEHRLIDDMVASALKWSGGYVWACKNYDGDVQSDIVAQGFGSLGLMTSVLATPDGRTVEAEAAHGTVTRHYRQHQAGKETSTNSTASIFAWTRGLAHRAKLDDNEALAKFALTLEKVTVDTIEEGKMTKDLSLLVGPDQPWLSTLGFLDAIDQNLQKAMSA; the protein is encoded by the coding sequence ATGAGCAAAATCAAAGTCGCCAACCCGGTCGTCGATCTCGACGGCGATGAGATGACCCGGATCATCTGGCAGGCGATCAAGGACAAACTCATCCATCCCTATCTCGATCTGCCCATTGAATATTACGATCTCAGCGTCGAAAGCCGCGACGCCACCAACGATCAGATCACCATAGACGCTGCCCATGCCATCCAGAAGCATGGCGTGGGCATCAAGTGCGCCACCATTACCCCCGATGAGCAGCGCGTCGAAGAGTTCAAGCTCAAGAAGATGTGGAAGTCGCCCAATGGCACCATCCGCAACATCCTGGGCGGCGTGATCTTCCGCGAGCCCATCATCTGCAAGAACGTGCCGCGCCTGGTGCCCGGCTGGACCCAGCCCATCATCGTCGGCCGCCATGCCTTTGGTGACCAGTACAAGGCCACCGACTTCCTGTTCCCCGGCAAGGGCACCCTGACCATCAAGTTCACCGGCGAAGATGGCAAGGTCATCGAGCACGAGGTCTATCAGGCCCCCGGCGCCGGCGTCGCCATGGCCATGTACAACCTCGACGATTCGATTCGCGACTTTGCCTATGCCAGCCTGAACTACGCGCTCGACCGCGGCGTCCCCTGCTACCTCTCGACCAAGAACACCATCCTCAAGGCCTATGACGGCCGCTTCAAGGATATCTTCCAGGAGATCTACGAGGCCGAGTTCAAGGAAAAGTACGAAGCCAAGAAGATCTGGTACGAGCACCGCCTGATCGACGACATGGTCGCCTCCGCCCTCAAGTGGAGCGGTGGCTATGTCTGGGCCTGCAAGAACTATGATGGCGACGTGCAGTCCGACATCGTCGCCCAGGGTTTTGGCTCGCTCGGCCTGATGACCTCGGTCCTGGCCACCCCCGATGGCCGCACGGTGGAAGCCGAAGCCGCCCATGGCACGGTGACCCGTCACTACCGCCAGCATCAGGCCGGCAAGGAAACCTCGACCAACTCCACCGCCTCGATCTTTGCCTGGACGCGTGGCCTCGCCCACCGCGCCAAGCTCGACGACAACGAGGCGCTGGCCAAGTTCGCTTTGACGCTGGAAAAGGTCACCGTCGACACCATCGAAGAAGGCAAGATGACCAAGGATCTGAGCCTGCTCGTCGGTCCCGACCAGCCTTGGCTTTCGACCCTGGGCTTCCTCGACGCCATCGACCAGAATCTGCAGAAGGCCATGTCGGCCTAA
- a CDS encoding MarR family winged helix-turn-helix transcriptional regulator gives MPVDTVHMHAYLSGMNSEFDLCVVLNARMAARAVTRLADRNLRPYGITAAQFSILTSLLDHPGRSVTQLASAIAMDRSTLSRNLTLLERRGLVTTAPAERGNGRVSALSAAGNKVLAAAIPQWRAQQATLRGALDDPEFTTVIASLRQLARL, from the coding sequence ATGCCAGTTGACACCGTGCATATGCACGCCTACCTGTCGGGCATGAATAGCGAGTTTGATTTGTGTGTCGTGCTCAATGCGCGTATGGCGGCGCGGGCCGTCACGCGACTGGCGGACCGCAATCTGCGGCCCTATGGGATCACCGCGGCGCAGTTCAGTATCCTGACCTCGCTGCTCGATCACCCGGGGCGCTCGGTCACCCAATTGGCCAGCGCCATCGCCATGGACCGCAGTACGCTGTCGCGCAACCTGACGCTGCTGGAGCGGCGGGGCCTGGTGACGACAGCGCCTGCAGAACGCGGCAATGGCCGGGTGAGCGCGCTGAGCGCGGCGGGGAACAAGGTGCTGGCGGCGGCTATTCCGCAATGGCGGGCCCAGCAGGCCACGCTACGGGGCGCGCTCGACGACCCGGAATTTACGACCGTGATTGCCTCCCTGCGGCAGTTGGCACGGCTTTGA
- the fabF gene encoding beta-ketoacyl-ACP synthase II, which produces MLKPDPSDPIVVTGMGVVSPLGVGVPVMWGRLIAGRSGVVQNDRFDTEGFGASIAGLVPAKANDPEGFDPVDFIDGKDIKKMDLFIQYGIAAAAEALNQANWHPTELADQMATATIIGSGVGGSPVMGRAVETIQTKGARRLSPFTIPSFLANLAAGWLSILHSFRGPIGTPVTACAASAQAIGDGMRLIMTGEAEVAVVGGAEGSVDPISVGGFAASRALATSFNDRPQEASRPFDKGHDGFVLAEGAAVLVIEKLSHAKARGATPLAILAGYGTSADAYHLTSGSPDGAGAQVAMRNALEMAGIDQSQIGYVNAHATSTAVGDAAEIAGLSAVFTGRGKDLAVSSTKSATGHMLGAAGAFEAVVSVMALREGVLPPTINLNDPEELADKFDLVPNVAKEKRVDYALSNSFGFGGVNAALVFGRI; this is translated from the coding sequence ATGCTGAAGCCAGATCCAAGCGATCCCATCGTTGTCACCGGCATGGGCGTTGTCAGCCCCCTGGGCGTGGGCGTGCCGGTCATGTGGGGCCGGCTGATCGCGGGCCGCAGCGGCGTGGTGCAGAACGATCGCTTCGACACTGAGGGCTTTGGCGCCAGCATTGCCGGGCTGGTGCCGGCCAAGGCCAATGACCCCGAGGGTTTTGATCCGGTCGATTTCATCGATGGCAAGGACATCAAGAAGATGGACCTGTTCATCCAGTATGGCATTGCCGCGGCGGCCGAGGCGCTGAACCAGGCCAACTGGCACCCGACCGAACTGGCCGACCAGATGGCCACAGCCACCATTATCGGCTCGGGCGTGGGCGGTTCGCCGGTCATGGGCCGGGCGGTGGAGACCATTCAGACCAAGGGCGCGCGGCGTCTGTCGCCCTTCACCATCCCCTCGTTCCTGGCCAATCTGGCGGCCGGCTGGCTGTCCATCCTGCACAGTTTCCGCGGTCCCATCGGCACGCCCGTCACGGCCTGCGCCGCCTCGGCCCAGGCCATTGGCGACGGCATGCGGCTGATCATGACTGGCGAAGCCGAAGTCGCCGTGGTCGGCGGGGCCGAAGGCTCGGTCGATCCGATCTCAGTGGGTGGCTTTGCCGCCTCGCGGGCGCTGGCCACCTCGTTCAACGACCGGCCGCAGGAGGCCTCGCGCCCCTTCGACAAAGGTCATGATGGGTTTGTTTTGGCCGAAGGCGCTGCCGTGCTGGTGATCGAAAAGCTCAGCCATGCCAAGGCACGCGGCGCGACGCCACTGGCGATCCTGGCCGGCTACGGCACCTCGGCCGATGCCTATCACCTGACCTCGGGCTCGCCCGATGGCGCCGGCGCCCAGGTGGCGATGCGCAATGCGCTTGAAATGGCCGGCATCGACCAGTCGCAGATTGGCTATGTCAACGCCCACGCCACCTCGACCGCCGTTGGCGATGCGGCCGAAATCGCCGGCCTGTCGGCCGTCTTTACCGGCCGCGGCAAGGATCTGGCCGTGTCATCGACCAAGTCGGCCACGGGGCACATGCTGGGCGCTGCAGGGGCGTTCGAGGCCGTGGTATCGGTCATGGCGCTGCGCGAAGGCGTGCTGCCGCCCACCATCAACCTCAATGATCCAGAAGAACTGGCCGACAAGTTCGACCTGGTGCCCAATGTGGCCAAGGAAAAGCGCGTCGACTATGCACTGTCGAACTCGTTCGGTTTCGGCGGCGTCAATGCGGCGCTGGTGTTCGGCCGGATCTGA
- a CDS encoding TfoX/Sxy family protein yields the protein MSMASQELADRIRLLLAHDPHISERRMFGGTAFMWHGNMLVGPMKDGGLLVRCGKQAYAATLALPGAEPMDFTGRTMSGFVLVAGDAIEDDDRLAQWVEIARAFVKTLPPK from the coding sequence ATGAGCATGGCGTCTCAGGAACTGGCCGACCGCATTCGCCTGCTGCTGGCCCACGACCCCCATATCAGCGAGCGCCGCATGTTCGGCGGCACTGCCTTCATGTGGCATGGCAATATGCTGGTGGGGCCGATGAAGGATGGCGGCCTGCTGGTGCGCTGCGGCAAGCAGGCTTATGCCGCAACGCTGGCTTTGCCCGGCGCCGAGCCGATGGATTTCACCGGCCGCACCATGTCGGGCTTCGTTTTGGTCGCGGGCGACGCCATTGAGGACGATGATCGTCTGGCTCAATGGGTCGAGATCGCCCGCGCCTTTGTCAAAACCCTGCCGCCCAAATAG
- a CDS encoding GFA family protein — translation MSTPRPSIDVTAACACGAVGMAVQGPVVSMLLCACLDCQRATGSGHASVALVPATALTLTGTAKSFARPADSGAIFTRNFCPDCGTPLFGQSSRAPDIRMIPVGFFAGQNAWFAPGQLIFARSQQAWDLVADHLPRHATYREAVRP, via the coding sequence ATGAGCACCCCACGCCCCAGCATCGATGTGACCGCCGCCTGCGCCTGTGGCGCCGTCGGCATGGCCGTGCAGGGCCCGGTGGTGTCGATGCTGCTATGCGCGTGCCTCGACTGCCAGCGCGCCACCGGCTCCGGCCATGCCAGCGTCGCCCTGGTGCCGGCAACAGCCCTCACGCTGACCGGAACGGCAAAATCCTTTGCCCGCCCAGCCGATTCGGGGGCGATCTTCACCCGCAACTTCTGCCCGGACTGTGGCACGCCGCTCTTTGGTCAGTCCTCGCGCGCGCCCGATATCCGCATGATCCCGGTCGGCTTCTTTGCCGGCCAGAATGCCTGGTTTGCGCCCGGTCAGCTGATCTTTGCCCGCAGCCAGCAGGCATGGGATCTGGTGGCTGACCACCTGCCCCGGCACGCCACCTATCGCGAGGCTGTCCGCCCATGA
- a CDS encoding GNAT family N-acetyltransferase, with product MALFPNLPIVTERLRLRPFTRGDVDGVFAYRRREDVARYLFDVPLSRDDCAEAIQQRIGEVALQAEGDKIVLGVELADSSTLIGEVSLIWRSMDARQGEVGWIFDPAYHGHGYATEAANALLDLGFGPGDMHRVSARCDVRNAASWRLMARLGMRREAHFREHALFKSEWDEEFIYAMLWQEWHALRQGNGAA from the coding sequence ATGGCGCTTTTTCCCAATCTACCCATCGTCACCGAGCGGCTGCGGCTGCGTCCCTTCACCCGGGGCGACGTGGACGGGGTATTCGCCTATCGGCGACGCGAGGATGTGGCGCGCTATCTGTTCGACGTGCCACTCAGCCGGGACGACTGCGCCGAGGCTATCCAGCAGCGCATCGGCGAGGTGGCGCTGCAGGCCGAGGGCGACAAGATCGTGCTCGGTGTCGAACTGGCCGACAGCAGCACGCTGATCGGCGAGGTGTCGCTGATCTGGCGCAGCATGGATGCCCGGCAGGGGGAAGTCGGCTGGATCTTTGATCCGGCCTATCACGGCCATGGCTATGCCACCGAGGCTGCCAATGCGCTGCTCGACCTCGGCTTCGGGCCTGGCGACATGCATCGGGTGTCGGCGCGCTGTGATGTGCGCAATGCGGCGTCGTGGCGGCTGATGGCGCGGCTGGGCATGCGGCGGGAGGCGCATTTTCGCGAGCACGCCTTGTTCAAGAGCGAGTGGGACGAGGAGTTCATCTACGCCATGCTGTGGCAGGAGTGGCACGCCCTGCGGCAGGGCAATGGCGCGGCCTAG
- a CDS encoding GNAT family N-acetyltransferase yields MSKSSRSLPIETDRLVLRCFERRDLEALSDYHVLPAVQRYAFTRTRDRDQVAEALKVMAGHVSLQRAGDTLTLAMIRKSDQQLLGHVSLHWTDSTASQGEVRFIINPVHAGFGFAREALSALFDLAFGHFHIHRLMVRSDGRNHHSIKLMQGLGMRLEAHYREHALFQGEWDEELHFAILDREWQQSSKVRELPPRHRVA; encoded by the coding sequence ATGTCAAAATCGTCTCGTTCATTGCCCATCGAAACCGACCGCCTGGTCCTGCGCTGCTTTGAGCGGCGCGATCTCGAGGCGCTCAGCGATTATCACGTGCTGCCCGCGGTGCAGCGCTATGCCTTTACCCGGACGCGCGATCGCGACCAGGTGGCCGAAGCGCTCAAGGTGATGGCCGGTCATGTCAGCCTGCAGCGCGCCGGCGATACGCTGACCCTGGCGATGATCCGCAAGAGCGACCAGCAGCTGCTCGGCCATGTCTCGCTGCACTGGACCGATTCCACCGCAAGCCAGGGCGAGGTGCGCTTCATCATCAATCCGGTGCATGCCGGCTTCGGCTTTGCCCGCGAAGCGCTGTCGGCGCTGTTCGACCTGGCCTTCGGGCACTTCCACATTCATCGCCTGATGGTGCGGTCGGACGGGCGCAACCATCACTCGATCAAGCTGATGCAGGGCCTGGGCATGCGTCTGGAAGCCCATTATCGCGAGCATGCCCTGTTCCAGGGCGAGTGGGACGAAGAGCTGCATTTTGCCATTCTCGACCGGGAGTGGCAGCAGTCGAGCAAGGTGCGGGAACTGCCGCCGCGCCATCGCGTCGCCTGA
- a CDS encoding RNA methyltransferase, with the protein MAGTDSSIAIELLPTPAVILCEPQLGENIGTAARAMANFGLWDLRLVRPRDGWPNEKAIATASRADHVIEQVRVFETLEEAIADLTLVYATTARLRGMQKDVIGPDEAATRLVAHIGGGQKAGLLFGREKWGLLNEEVALADMIVTLPVEPAFASLNIAQAVLILAYEWRRQSGQAASLPFGSLLHEVAPRSELVGMFEQLEGTLDESGFFTSPEKRPGMIDNLRTALTRGQFSSQEIRTLRGVISSIDRRHQRPNPNRQKPAPKTDE; encoded by the coding sequence ATGGCCGGAACGGATTCTTCCATCGCAATCGAGCTGCTGCCAACGCCAGCGGTGATCCTGTGTGAACCCCAATTGGGGGAGAACATCGGCACCGCAGCGCGCGCCATGGCCAATTTCGGGCTGTGGGACCTGCGCCTGGTGCGGCCGCGCGATGGCTGGCCCAATGAAAAGGCCATCGCCACCGCCTCGCGCGCCGACCATGTCATCGAGCAGGTGCGGGTATTCGAAACGCTCGAGGAAGCCATTGCCGACTTGACGCTGGTCTATGCCACCACGGCGCGGCTGCGCGGCATGCAGAAGGACGTCATTGGCCCCGACGAAGCGGCCACGCGGCTGGTGGCCCATATCGGCGGCGGGCAGAAGGCCGGACTGCTGTTCGGCCGGGAAAAGTGGGGCCTGCTCAACGAGGAGGTGGCGCTGGCCGACATGATCGTCACCCTGCCGGTGGAGCCGGCCTTTGCCTCGCTCAACATCGCCCAGGCCGTGCTGATCCTGGCCTATGAGTGGCGGCGACAGTCGGGCCAGGCGGCCAGCCTGCCCTTTGGGAGTCTCTTGCACGAGGTGGCGCCGCGCAGCGAGTTGGTGGGCATGTTCGAGCAGCTTGAAGGTACGCTGGACGAAAGCGGCTTCTTCACCTCGCCGGAAAAGCGGCCCGGCATGATCGACAATCTGCGCACGGCGCTGACGCGCGGCCAGTTCTCCAGCCAGGAAATCCGCACCCTGCGTGGCGTGATCTCCTCGATCGACCGCCGCCACCAGCGCCCCAATCCCAACCGGCAGAAGCCGGCGCCCAAGACGGACGAGTAG
- a CDS encoding MFS transporter, whose translation MSTPQPTDKSRLAFSYIGFRYFWLTTLLVSFAVQIMSVSIAWQIYDVTGNVFLLGLVGLSLFLPALLLMLITGLTADRFNRRGIMAICLGVELACALGFLAFVNAQAHEVWPIFGILVVLGTARAFWGPAAQSLAPNLVPPNALSNAITVNASAWQFASIMGPAAGGLLYGLAPTIAFGTGAALLLVAMVCVLLIPKPEQKSAGQATSLETIFGGFRYIFSNKVVLGAISLDMFAVLMGGAVALLPVYTKDILHAGPQELGLLRAAPGIGAIVMALVLTRFPIRDHAGKLLFVFVACFGLFTLIFGLSTTVWVSIPALALVGASDMVSVTIRETIMQLWTPEEVRGRVNAVNSVFIGASNELGEFRAGTVAHFIGPVAAVAVGGVGAIAVAIIWAVIFPDLRRQRNLDKKMVADGSSDPEAA comes from the coding sequence ATGAGCACGCCCCAACCCACCGACAAGTCCCGCCTCGCCTTCAGCTATATCGGCTTTCGCTATTTCTGGCTGACCACGCTTTTGGTCAGCTTTGCCGTGCAGATCATGTCGGTGTCGATCGCCTGGCAGATCTATGACGTGACCGGCAATGTGTTCCTGCTCGGGCTGGTGGGGCTGAGCCTGTTCCTGCCCGCTTTGCTGCTGATGTTGATCACCGGCCTCACGGCCGACCGGTTCAACCGGCGCGGCATCATGGCGATCTGCCTGGGGGTCGAGCTGGCCTGTGCGCTGGGCTTTCTGGCTTTCGTCAATGCGCAGGCGCATGAGGTCTGGCCAATCTTCGGGATTCTGGTCGTGCTGGGCACGGCGCGGGCCTTCTGGGGGCCGGCAGCGCAGTCGCTGGCGCCCAATCTGGTGCCGCCCAATGCGCTGAGCAATGCCATTACCGTCAACGCCTCGGCCTGGCAGTTTGCCTCGATCATGGGGCCGGCCGCCGGCGGCCTGCTCTATGGCCTGGCGCCCACAATCGCCTTTGGCACGGGTGCGGCGCTGCTGCTGGTCGCCATGGTCTGCGTGCTGCTGATCCCCAAGCCCGAGCAGAAAAGCGCCGGGCAGGCCACGAGTCTGGAAACCATCTTTGGCGGCTTCCGCTATATCTTTTCCAACAAAGTGGTGCTGGGTGCCATTTCGCTCGACATGTTTGCCGTGCTGATGGGCGGCGCAGTGGCGCTGCTGCCGGTCTATACCAAGGATATCCTGCATGCCGGGCCGCAGGAACTGGGCCTGCTGCGCGCCGCGCCGGGCATTGGCGCCATTGTCATGGCGCTGGTGCTGACGCGCTTTCCCATTCGCGACCATGCCGGCAAGCTGCTTTTTGTCTTTGTCGCCTGTTTCGGGCTGTTCACGCTGATCTTCGGGCTCTCGACCACCGTCTGGGTCTCCATTCCGGCGCTGGCGCTGGTGGGCGCCTCGGACATGGTGAGCGTGACGATTCGCGAGACCATCATGCAGCTGTGGACCCCAGAAGAGGTGCGCGGCCGCGTCAATGCCGTGAATTCTGTCTTCATCGGGGCCTCCAATGAGCTCGGCGAATTCCGCGCCGGCACGGTGGCACACTTCATCGGCCCGGTGGCGGCGGTGGCCGTGGGCGGGGTTGGGGCCATCGCTGTGGCCATTATCTGGGCGGTGATCTTCCCCGACCTGCGCCGGCAGCGCAATCTCGACAAGAAGATGGTAGCCGATGGGTCGAGCGACCCCGAGGCTGCTTGA
- the rpsD gene encoding 30S ribosomal protein S4: MSKRHSAKYKIDRRLGENIWGRPKSPLNARAYGPGQHGQRRKGKLSDYGLQLRAKQKLKGYYGSVTEKAFKRLYTEAARVKGDTGENLIGLLESRLDAIVYRAKFVATVFAARQFVSHGHIMINGKRVNIPSYQVQVGDKIEVRDRSKQLTVLLEAVQLAERDVPDYVEVDHNKMTATYVRVPALSDVPYPVQMEPNLVVEFYSR; the protein is encoded by the coding sequence ATGTCGAAGCGTCATTCAGCCAAGTATAAAATCGATCGCCGTCTCGGTGAAAACATCTGGGGCCGTCCAAAGTCCCCGCTCAACGCCCGTGCTTATGGCCCCGGCCAGCATGGTCAGCGCCGCAAGGGCAAGCTGAGCGACTATGGTCTGCAGCTCCGCGCCAAGCAGAAGCTCAAGGGCTATTACGGTTCGGTCACGGAAAAGGCGTTCAAGCGCCTCTACACCGAAGCTGCCCGCGTCAAGGGCGACACCGGCGAGAACCTGATCGGCCTGCTCGAGAGCCGTCTCGACGCCATCGTCTATCGTGCGAAGTTCGTGGCGACCGTGTTTGCGGCCCGCCAGTTCGTCAGCCATGGTCACATCATGATCAATGGCAAGCGCGTCAACATCCCGTCCTACCAGGTTCAGGTTGGCGACAAGATCGAGGTGCGTGATCGCTCCAAGCAGCTGACCGTGCTGCTCGAAGCCGTCCAGCTGGCCGAGCGCGATGTGCCTGACTATGTCGAAGTCGACCACAACAAGATGACGGCAACCTATGTGCGCGTTCCCGCGCTGTCGGATGTGCCTTATCCGGTCCAGATGGAACCGAACCTGGTCGTCGAATTCTACTCGCGCTAG
- a CDS encoding VOC family protein translates to MQQSMSVITLAVADLARSRRFYAEGFGWVPVFDNPEIIFYQMNGFVLGTFLRPALEADMNRPSPAGPGAYALAHNVAGRDQVEPVMAQLLAAGGTLLRAADAPEHGGYRGYVADPDDHAWEIAWNPSWPIDAEGHVTFAV, encoded by the coding sequence ATGCAACAATCGATGTCTGTCATCACCCTGGCCGTCGCCGATCTGGCCCGCTCGCGCCGCTTCTATGCCGAAGGCTTCGGCTGGGTGCCGGTCTTCGACAATCCGGAAATCATCTTCTATCAGATGAATGGCTTCGTGCTGGGCACCTTCCTCCGCCCAGCGCTGGAGGCCGATATGAACCGCCCCTCACCAGCGGGGCCGGGCGCCTATGCGCTGGCGCATAATGTGGCGGGCAGGGACCAGGTGGAGCCGGTGATGGCGCAATTGCTGGCCGCGGGCGGCACCCTGCTGCGGGCGGCCGATGCGCCCGAACATGGTGGCTATCGCGGCTATGTCGCCGATCCCGATGACCACGCCTGGGAGATTGCCTGGAACCCGTCCTGGCCGATCGATGCAGAAGGCCACGTCACCTTCGCGGTGTGA
- the sbmA gene encoding peptide antibiotic transporter SbmA translates to MFRSFFPNPRLFFTAALCWIAVAMAAWYTVGGQLQSLLSLGPWLGIAPTEANPEPFFSSDKVWLYQYVVLAGYLFCIPWYWIGGNRRWYWWSVVGSVTIIEIVYFNVQISAWLNDWYGAFYNLIQSALTTPGSVTLDQFLGEIWTVAYVLIPNITVLVINAFFIAHFLFRWRRAMTFFYQSHWQHLRHIEGASQRIQEDTQRFASIVEGLAVSLVASVMTLVVFLPLLWDLSNNITELPFFGAVNGSLVWVALVSSAFGTVLLAAVGWKLPGLEFENQRVEAAFRKELVYGEDHGDRAEPVTVRQLFINMQHNYFRLYRHYLYFNIARYAYLQGSNFVPLIAMGPSIVAGSMTLGLFQQVNNAFGQVEDSFKFLATSWTTIISLISVFKRLRAFEANIPDTAIAANDYDDPIFLREMAAPPTSDAVPQQPAQF, encoded by the coding sequence GTGTTTCGCTCGTTCTTTCCCAATCCCCGTCTGTTCTTCACTGCCGCCCTCTGTTGGATCGCGGTGGCCATGGCTGCCTGGTACACGGTCGGCGGCCAGCTGCAATCCTTGCTCAGCCTGGGCCCCTGGCTGGGGATCGCCCCCACCGAGGCAAATCCAGAGCCGTTCTTTTCATCCGACAAGGTGTGGCTCTACCAATATGTGGTGCTGGCCGGCTATCTGTTCTGCATTCCCTGGTACTGGATCGGCGGCAATCGCCGCTGGTACTGGTGGAGCGTGGTGGGCAGCGTCACCATCATCGAGATCGTCTATTTCAACGTCCAGATCAGCGCCTGGCTGAACGACTGGTATGGCGCGTTCTACAATCTGATCCAGTCGGCGCTCACCACGCCCGGCAGCGTGACGCTCGACCAGTTCCTCGGCGAAATCTGGACCGTCGCCTATGTGCTGATTCCCAATATCACCGTGCTGGTCATCAACGCCTTCTTCATCGCCCATTTCCTGTTCCGCTGGCGCCGGGCCATGACCTTCTTCTACCAGAGCCACTGGCAGCACCTGCGTCATATCGAAGGCGCGTCCCAGCGTATCCAGGAAGATACCCAGCGTTTTGCCAGCATCGTCGAGGGCCTGGCCGTCTCGCTGGTGGCTTCGGTGATGACCCTGGTGGTGTTCCTGCCCCTGCTCTGGGACCTGTCCAACAATATTACTGAATTGCCCTTTTTCGGGGCGGTCAATGGCAGCCTGGTCTGGGTGGCGCTGGTATCATCGGCCTTCGGCACCGTGCTGCTGGCCGCGGTGGGCTGGAAGCTGCCGGGGCTGGAATTCGAGAACCAGCGCGTCGAGGCGGCATTCCGCAAGGAGCTGGTCTATGGCGAAGATCATGGCGACCGCGCCGAGCCGGTGACCGTGCGGCAGCTGTTCATCAACATGCAGCACAATTACTTCCGGCTCTACCGCCACTATCTCTACTTCAACATCGCCCGCTATGCCTATCTCCAGGGGTCCAACTTCGTGCCGCTGATCGCCATGGGCCCCTCCATTGTGGCCGGCAGCATGACGCTTGGCTTGTTCCAGCAGGTCAACAACGCCTTCGGCCAGGTGGAGGATTCATTCAAGTTCCTCGCCACATCATGGACCACCATCATCTCGCTGATTTCGGTGTTCAAGCGCCTGCGGGCTTTCGAGGCCAACATCCCCGACACGGCCATAGCGGCAAACGACTATGACGACCCCATCTTCTTGCGCGAAATGGCCGCGCCACCCACCAGCGATGCCGTGCCGCAGCAGCCGGCGCAGTTCTGA